Proteins encoded by one window of Nitrospirota bacterium:
- a CDS encoding RnfABCDGE type electron transport complex subunit G, which translates to MNDVIKITMSLVVIFVCAGLIMAGIFSHASPVMYWAEVREKEEALKKMAPEAERIDEAGKWFLFKKENEYFEAKKGDNIIGYIASSIGKGYSSYIKLLISVDNDLKIKSINVLRHGETPGLGDVIESPEFKDQFKGKGLDQLVLVKGETKDKIQAVTGATISSRAVTNGVKDAVKMLHEKYGKEEASKKEAE; encoded by the coding sequence ATGAATGACGTGATAAAGATAACCATGAGTCTGGTTGTGATATTTGTCTGTGCAGGGCTTATTATGGCCGGAATATTCTCGCATGCATCGCCTGTGATGTACTGGGCTGAGGTCAGGGAGAAAGAAGAGGCACTGAAGAAAATGGCCCCTGAGGCTGAGAGGATAGATGAGGCAGGTAAATGGTTTCTTTTTAAAAAAGAGAATGAATACTTTGAGGCCAAAAAGGGTGACAACATTATAGGCTATATCGCATCGAGTATCGGGAAGGGATATTCAAGCTACATAAAGCTCCTCATCTCGGTTGATAATGATTTAAAAATTAAATCTATAAATGTCCTGAGACATGGTGAGACACCAGGGCTTGGAGATGTAATAGAGAGTCCTGAGTTTAAAGACCAGTTTAAAGGAAAGGGCCTTGACCAGCTTGTGCTCGTAAAAGGCGAGACCAAAGATAAAATACAGGCTGTAACAGGCGCTACAATCTCAAGCCGTGCAGTAACAAATGGCGTAAAGGATGCTGTGAAGATGCTGCATGAAAAATATGGCAAAGAAGAAGCTTCTAAAAAGGAGGCGGAATGA
- a CDS encoding RnfABCDGE type electron transport complex subunit D, which translates to MEASDKKLIVAISPHIKDEETTARIMWTVSLALLPAFLMSAYYFGPRALMVTAVSVISCVVFEAMTQMILKRKVTVSDGSAFLTGLLLGLNLPSSLPLYQPVIGSMVAIVITKHLFGGLGYNIFNPALIGRTLMIVTWPKAMTTWHKPVASITSLDAVTTATPLGILKEEGMSKLVEVFGDKSDLYVSLFIGDRAGSLGETSVIALLLGAAFLFYRGYITWHIPFSFIATVVALTWIFGGKDALFTGDPILHFLSGGLVLGAFFMATDYVTCPTVRKAQIIFGIGCGALTALIRLKGGYPEGVMFAILIMNCFAPLLDRRFKTRTFGAKEQKQ; encoded by the coding sequence ATGGAAGCATCTGATAAGAAACTCATAGTTGCCATAAGCCCGCATATCAAGGACGAAGAGACAACCGCCAGGATTATGTGGACTGTGTCACTGGCGCTTTTACCTGCGTTTTTGATGTCTGCATATTATTTTGGTCCAAGGGCATTAATGGTTACAGCCGTATCAGTCATTTCATGCGTTGTTTTTGAGGCCATGACACAGATGATCCTTAAGAGAAAGGTCACAGTGAGTGATGGTAGCGCTTTTCTCACTGGACTTCTTCTTGGCCTTAACCTCCCCTCATCTCTTCCCCTTTATCAGCCGGTGATTGGTTCCATGGTGGCTATTGTTATTACCAAACACCTATTCGGGGGCCTTGGCTATAACATATTTAACCCCGCACTTATTGGCAGAACCCTTATGATTGTTACATGGCCAAAGGCCATGACAACATGGCATAAACCTGTAGCGAGCATTACCTCCCTGGATGCAGTGACTACAGCCACACCCCTCGGGATACTTAAAGAGGAAGGTATGAGCAAGCTTGTGGAAGTGTTTGGAGATAAATCTGATTTATATGTGAGTCTTTTTATTGGAGACAGGGCAGGCTCCCTCGGCGAGACATCGGTAATTGCCCTTTTACTGGGAGCAGCCTTTCTCTTTTACAGGGGTTATATAACATGGCATATACCGTTTTCATTTATAGCAACAGTAGTTGCCCTTACATGGATTTTTGGAGGAAAAGATGCCCTCTTTACCGGTGACCCTATCCTTCATTTTTTAAGCGGAGGCCTTGTCCTGGGCGCCTTTTTCATGGCAACTGATTATGTAACATGCCCGACTGTGAGAAAGGCCCAGATAATCTTCGGGATAGGCTGTGGTGCCTTAACAGCACTTATAAGGCTCAAGGGCGGTTATCCAGAAGGGGTTATGTTTGCAATACTCATTATGAATTGTTTTGCACCACTCCTGGATAGACGTTTCAAGACCAGGACATTCGGTGCAAAGGAACAGAAGCAATGA
- the rsxC gene encoding electron transport complex subunit RsxC, which translates to MKAATFERGTHPEESKELTAGKPVLLAKPPQRAIIPLIQHIGAPCKAAVNVGDEVKKGQIIGEAQGFVSTPVHASISGKIIAAGNFPHVSGRDMPALVIENDGRDEWVSGLKENNDYLSLTAEEIRNIVKNAGIVGMGGATFPTHVKLSPPEEKPINAVILNGAECEPYLTSDHSLMLERPEDVIEGLRIIMKSMGVSKGYIGIEENKPDAIQKISQAVSGTQDIEVFALETKYPQGAEKMLIKAILNREVPSGGLPMDVGVVVQNVGTAVAIYDAVRYGRPLIERVVTVTGRGIREPRNLLVRIGTPILQLIEECGGFSNGIGRVVAGGPMMGIAQTSLDTPVIKGTSGILVLREDEVEDVDYGSCIRCGRCVDACPMGLQPSILSVLAERGHYKDMRGYNLMDCFECGTCAYLCPARRPIVQWIKLAKFILAKK; encoded by the coding sequence ATGAAAGCGGCTACGTTTGAGCGGGGAACACACCCTGAAGAAAGTAAAGAACTAACTGCTGGTAAACCAGTACTATTGGCAAAGCCTCCCCAGAGAGCAATCATCCCCTTAATCCAGCACATCGGCGCCCCGTGTAAGGCAGCGGTGAATGTTGGCGATGAAGTCAAAAAAGGGCAGATAATAGGGGAAGCTCAGGGTTTTGTCTCAACACCCGTACATGCATCTATTTCAGGCAAGATAATCGCTGCCGGTAATTTCCCTCACGTCTCTGGAAGGGATATGCCTGCCCTTGTAATTGAAAATGATGGCAGAGATGAGTGGGTCTCAGGACTTAAAGAAAATAATGACTACCTTTCACTAACTGCTGAGGAAATTAGAAATATTGTAAAGAATGCAGGAATAGTAGGCATGGGCGGTGCGACTTTCCCGACCCATGTGAAACTTTCTCCGCCAGAAGAGAAGCCCATAAATGCCGTTATCCTGAATGGTGCAGAGTGCGAGCCTTATCTGACTTCAGACCACAGTTTAATGCTTGAACGCCCTGAAGATGTAATCGAAGGCCTGAGGATAATAATGAAGTCAATGGGTGTAAGTAAGGGTTATATAGGCATTGAAGAGAACAAACCTGATGCAATCCAGAAAATCTCGCAGGCAGTTTCAGGAACTCAAGATATAGAAGTCTTTGCCTTAGAGACCAAATATCCACAGGGCGCTGAAAAGATGCTGATAAAGGCTATTCTTAACAGAGAAGTCCCATCAGGCGGTTTGCCAATGGATGTTGGAGTTGTTGTTCAGAATGTTGGTACAGCAGTGGCTATCTATGATGCTGTTCGTTATGGAAGACCATTGATTGAGAGGGTTGTAACTGTTACCGGGCGGGGCATCAGAGAGCCCAGAAATCTGCTCGTGAGGATAGGGACTCCAATCTTACAATTAATAGAAGAATGTGGAGGTTTCTCCAATGGCATTGGAAGGGTTGTTGCCGGAGGGCCTATGATGGGGATTGCGCAGACATCCCTTGATACGCCTGTTATCAAAGGGACATCAGGCATTCTGGTGTTACGAGAGGATGAGGTAGAGGATGTTGACTATGGGTCGTGCATCAGGTGCGGCAGATGTGTTGACGCATGCCCCATGGGACTACAACCCTCAATTTTAAGTGTACTTGCTGAAAGAGGACATTATAAGGATATGAGAGGATACAATCTGATGGACTGCTTTGAATGCGGCACCTGTGCTTACTTGTGCCCGGCCAGGCGTCCAATTGTGCAGTGGATCAAACTTGCAAAGTTCATTTTAGCGAAAAAATAA
- the lptC gene encoding LPS export ABC transporter periplasmic protein LptC — MKGKFVFIVSALLALGIVLILGYEDNEIKTTPSHRTSSVQGFRITNKEGNKTQWELTANKAEFQEGEKEILLKDITLKLQHNNEIILTGSSGIYNIQNSNLAVNKPVEVNMDFYKLTTDSLLWNGSEELITTKDDIKLIGKTFLIEGSGLSATMGEQKVRVLSDVKAQFYR, encoded by the coding sequence ATGAAGGGTAAATTTGTTTTTATTGTTTCTGCATTACTGGCCCTTGGGATTGTGTTAATACTGGGTTACGAAGACAATGAGATAAAAACTACCCCCTCCCATCGAACTTCTTCTGTGCAGGGGTTTCGCATAACTAACAAGGAGGGGAATAAAACCCAATGGGAGCTCACAGCCAATAAAGCTGAATTTCAGGAAGGGGAGAAAGAGATTTTGCTCAAGGATATAACACTGAAGTTACAACATAACAATGAAATTATTCTTACTGGCAGCAGTGGCATTTATAATATTCAAAATAGTAACCTTGCTGTAAATAAGCCTGTAGAGGTGAACATGGACTTTTATAAATTAACTACAGACTCCTTATTGTGGAATGGCTCAGAGGAATTAATCACTACTAAGGATGACATAAAATTGATCGGCAAGACCTTTTTAATAGAAGGCAGCGGTCTTTCAGCCACGATGGGAGAGCAGAAAGTGAGGGTTCTCAGTGACGTCAAAGCCCAGTTTTACAGATAA
- the lptA gene encoding lipopolysaccharide transport periplasmic protein LptA has protein sequence MTSKPSFTDKALLSFILTIFITGIAPSFPDRVGLSDAEDTKEQTKTEKKPIIITSKTLTADNKTNTAIFEGSVVAKTEDITIYSDKMIVYSDNTRNKITKIEASGNVRAHKKERAIFSKEATYYEEDEKIVFTGEPKAVEGENVVTGTKITYFIKDDRSIVEGSRAFLKKKGER, from the coding sequence GTGACGTCAAAGCCCAGTTTTACAGATAAGGCACTTCTCTCTTTTATATTAACTATTTTTATAACAGGCATTGCCCCATCTTTTCCCGACAGAGTCGGGCTCTCCGATGCGGAAGACACAAAAGAACAAACAAAAACCGAGAAAAAGCCAATAATTATCACATCAAAAACCCTGACAGCCGATAACAAAACAAACACCGCCATCTTTGAGGGCTCTGTTGTGGCAAAAACCGAAGACATCACCATTTACTCAGATAAGATGATAGTTTATTCTGATAATACACGGAATAAGATAACAAAAATAGAAGCCTCCGGAAATGTGAGGGCACACAAAAAAGAGCGGGCGATTTTTTCTAAAGAGGCCACATATTATGAAGAAGATGAAAAAATTGTATTTACCGGCGAGCCGAAGGCCGTAGAAGGAGAGAATGTTGTCACAGGCACAAAGATTACTTATTTTATCAAGGATGACAGGTCTATAGTCGAGGGCAGCAGGGCATTTTTAAAGAAAAAGGGTGAAAGATAG
- the lptB gene encoding LPS export ABC transporter ATP-binding protein has protein sequence MVHTLTVSGLNKNYHSRSVVTDLNIDMSSGEIIGLLGPNGAGKTTTFYMIVGLIAPDNGAIFLDGEDISKLPMYKRAKKGISYLPQEPSIFRKLNVEDNLRAVLEIAGLHNSGLKTKLEAIMDEFKLTPLSKRMGHQLSGGERRRVEIARALTLDPFFILLDEPFAGIDPIAVIELKKTIGYLKDKGIGIIITDHNVRETLSITDRAYIINNGTIIADGSPEKLVQDEMVKKTYLGEDFTL, from the coding sequence ATAGTGCATACCCTCACGGTCAGCGGATTAAACAAGAACTACCACAGCAGAAGCGTTGTGACTGATTTAAATATAGATATGAGCTCAGGAGAAATAATAGGGTTACTCGGCCCTAATGGCGCGGGAAAGACTACAACTTTTTACATGATAGTTGGCCTTATCGCTCCTGATAATGGAGCCATTTTCCTTGACGGTGAGGATATCAGCAAACTTCCTATGTACAAAAGGGCAAAGAAAGGAATCAGTTACCTGCCGCAGGAGCCGTCTATTTTCAGAAAATTAAATGTCGAGGACAACCTCAGAGCAGTTCTTGAGATTGCCGGCCTCCATAACTCGGGACTGAAAACCAAACTTGAAGCCATAATGGATGAATTCAAACTTACCCCTCTATCAAAAAGGATGGGACATCAACTCTCTGGCGGAGAACGCAGGAGGGTGGAAATAGCGAGGGCGCTTACACTCGACCCATTTTTCATCCTGCTCGATGAGCCCTTTGCAGGGATAGATCCGATTGCTGTTATAGAGCTGAAGAAAACCATAGGTTACCTCAAAGATAAAGGCATAGGGATAATCATAACTGACCACAACGTAAGGGAGACCCTTTCAATAACAGACAGGGCTTATATAATAAATAACGGAACAATCATAGCTGATGGCAGTCCTGAAAAGCTTGTGCAGGACGAAATGGTAAAAAAGACTTATCTCGGGGAGGACTTTACACTCTAA
- the rpoN gene encoding RNA polymerase factor sigma-54, with protein sequence MALEGRLELRLAQKLILTPQLQQAIKLLQLPQLELLQSLTQELVENPFLEEILDREVEEREEITKEAEPSEDIMEDTEAPLEKIFGFTTDEYFEERGSDGRDLGYFNPGMEASVPFEHTISRKPDLYDHLLWQLGLSRVSETTGKTCEIIIGNLNEDGYLQSTIEEIAKMAEVDIKVAEEALRFVQDFDPPGVGARDLKECLLLQAKQLDLEQSLVGDMLREGFEDLEKKKYQHLAAKFNVSVGDVLNAVKIIESFEPRPGRNYTNERVNYIIPDVYIFEAEGSYRIMLNDEGVPRLRLSNYYRKLLANKNSLSPGDKQFLEEKLRSAVWLLKSLDQRNKTIYKVTENILKFQEDFFRKGIEYLRPLNLKDVAGELGMHESTVSRVTSNKYLQCPRGLFSFRFFFSSAIKGQTADVSSASVKDLIKRIITEENPDAPLSDQQIVEMLKNKNITIARRTVAKYRDELKIPSQGRRKRWA encoded by the coding sequence ATGGCTTTAGAAGGCAGACTCGAACTCAGACTTGCTCAGAAATTAATACTGACGCCCCAGTTGCAGCAGGCAATTAAGCTGCTACAACTACCGCAACTTGAACTCTTACAGTCTCTGACCCAGGAACTCGTAGAAAACCCATTCCTTGAGGAGATACTGGACAGGGAAGTGGAAGAAAGAGAAGAAATAACTAAAGAAGCAGAGCCATCCGAGGACATCATGGAAGACACAGAGGCCCCGCTTGAAAAAATATTTGGTTTTACAACCGATGAATATTTTGAGGAAAGGGGAAGCGACGGCAGGGACCTCGGCTATTTTAATCCTGGTATGGAGGCATCTGTACCTTTTGAGCATACTATCTCGAGAAAGCCTGACCTCTATGACCATCTCCTCTGGCAACTGGGACTTTCCCGTGTATCAGAGACAACAGGAAAAACCTGTGAGATTATCATCGGCAATCTTAACGAAGACGGCTATCTGCAGTCCACAATTGAAGAAATAGCAAAAATGGCAGAGGTTGATATAAAAGTTGCTGAAGAAGCCCTGCGCTTTGTCCAGGACTTTGATCCCCCTGGTGTGGGGGCCAGAGACTTAAAGGAATGCCTGCTTTTGCAGGCAAAGCAGCTTGACCTCGAACAATCGCTTGTGGGAGACATGCTCAGGGAAGGATTTGAAGACCTCGAGAAAAAGAAATATCAACACCTGGCCGCAAAATTTAACGTATCCGTGGGAGATGTTCTAAATGCGGTAAAAATTATCGAGAGTTTTGAGCCCAGACCTGGAAGAAACTATACAAACGAAAGAGTAAATTACATTATTCCGGACGTGTACATCTTTGAAGCCGAAGGCTCATACAGAATAATGTTAAATGATGAAGGAGTCCCAAGGTTACGGCTGTCGAATTATTACAGAAAACTCCTGGCGAATAAGAATAGCCTATCACCTGGGGACAAACAGTTCCTGGAGGAAAAACTCCGCTCTGCCGTTTGGCTGTTAAAAAGCCTCGACCAGAGAAACAAGACAATTTATAAGGTAACCGAGAACATATTAAAATTCCAGGAGGACTTTTTCAGGAAGGGCATTGAGTACCTGAGGCCTTTAAATCTAAAAGATGTAGCCGGAGAACTCGGCATGCATGAGAGTACCGTCAGCAGAGTGACATCAAATAAATACCTGCAGTGTCCCCGGGGGCTTTTCAGCTTCAGATTTTTCTTCAGCAGCGCCATTAAAGGCCAGACCGCTGATGTGTCATCCGCAAGTGTTAAGGACCTCATAAAACGCATAATCACAGAAGAAAACCCCGATGCACCTCTCAGCGATCAGCAGATTGTCGAAATGCTTAAAAATAAAAATATAACAATCGCAAGAAGAACCGTAGCAAAATATAGAGATGAATTAAAAATCCCGTCTCAGGGCAGACGTAAAAGATGGGCCTAA